From the genome of Leptolyngbya sp. FACHB-261, one region includes:
- a CDS encoding Rne/Rng family ribonuclease, with translation MSKQIIIAEQHRTAAVFSEDQIQELIVAKGSHQVGDVYLGVVENVLPSIDAAFVNIGDSERNGFIHVSDLGPLRLKRIAASITELVAPQQKVLVQIMKEPTGNKGPRLTGNITLPGRYLVLMPFGRGVNLSRRIRSENERNRLRALAILIKPAGMGLLVRTEAEEMTEEAIMEDLDTLMKSWETIQQEATTTRAPALLNRDDDFIQRVLRDVYSADVNRIVVDSSTGLKRVKQYLTNWSAGKPPTGVFIDHHRDRAPILEYFRVNAAIREALRPRVDLPSGGYIIIEPTEALTVIDVNSGSFTRSATSRETVLWTNCEAATEIARQLRLRNIAGVIIVDFIDMDARRDQLQVLEHFSKALKADKSRPQIAQLTELGLIELTRKRQGQSIYELFGRPCNTCAGLGYMVHLPGDLNGEGESLERMVSSSPRPTFREREPREREPRENREFRDFRPITQENPPRTQPAQVEPTEDFDLSENDDRELDLGGGPGYPDRGANGNRRRRRRRDGFRENGSRENGLPPSIPSLQNGRSEPPSGVEERPEPPRTDTPTSRPEPLRIDRPREPEPVEARREDPRPRPEPPEQITVEMTEEEQDLYALMGISPVVLAPPGLKNPRTAVVTVALPGEPPRPLVPPVTTRSEPEPIAQPSIPASNISAPIGEEAETEPIAAPSPLSPVQASPVQSGVPVSAASDLTPGDETTTEEVQSSELAFSTDTSVAEDSADDVDAAGGPPRRRRRRSSARG, from the coding sequence ATGTCCAAGCAAATTATCATTGCGGAGCAACACCGAACGGCTGCCGTCTTCTCAGAAGACCAAATCCAGGAGCTGATCGTTGCCAAGGGTTCGCATCAAGTTGGCGATGTGTATCTGGGCGTGGTCGAGAATGTTTTGCCCAGCATCGACGCGGCCTTTGTCAATATTGGTGATTCGGAGCGCAATGGCTTCATCCACGTGTCCGATTTGGGTCCTCTGCGCCTCAAGCGAATAGCCGCTTCGATTACTGAACTAGTGGCTCCCCAGCAGAAGGTGCTGGTGCAGATCATGAAGGAGCCGACCGGCAACAAAGGCCCTCGCCTGACGGGCAACATCACACTGCCGGGTCGCTATCTAGTCTTGATGCCCTTTGGTCGAGGTGTAAACCTCTCTCGGCGCATTCGTAGCGAGAACGAGCGCAATCGATTGAGAGCTTTAGCAATTTTGATTAAACCGGCAGGCATGGGTCTGCTAGTGCGCACCGAGGCTGAGGAGATGACCGAAGAGGCCATCATGGAAGACCTCGATACGCTGATGAAGTCTTGGGAAACGATTCAGCAGGAGGCCACAACTACTCGTGCTCCGGCCTTGTTGAATCGGGATGACGATTTCATTCAACGGGTGTTGCGCGATGTTTACAGCGCCGATGTCAACCGCATTGTGGTTGATTCCAGCACTGGGTTGAAGCGAGTTAAACAGTATTTAACCAACTGGAGTGCTGGTAAGCCGCCGACTGGGGTCTTCATCGATCACCACCGTGACCGCGCTCCGATTCTGGAATATTTCCGGGTCAATGCAGCAATTCGTGAGGCACTGCGCCCTCGGGTTGATTTGCCTTCGGGTGGCTACATCATCATTGAGCCGACTGAGGCGCTCACAGTCATTGATGTCAACTCAGGCTCCTTTACTCGCTCGGCGACCTCCCGCGAGACGGTGCTGTGGACCAATTGTGAAGCCGCTACTGAAATTGCTCGTCAGTTGCGCTTACGCAATATCGCTGGCGTGATTATCGTCGATTTCATCGACATGGACGCGCGGCGTGATCAGTTGCAGGTGCTGGAGCACTTTAGTAAAGCCCTCAAGGCTGACAAGTCTCGCCCGCAAATTGCTCAACTGACTGAGCTGGGTCTGATTGAGCTGACCCGGAAACGGCAGGGCCAGAGTATTTACGAATTGTTTGGTCGGCCTTGTAATACCTGTGCTGGCTTAGGCTACATGGTGCATTTGCCGGGCGACCTTAACGGTGAGGGTGAGAGCCTAGAGCGCATGGTTTCCTCCTCTCCCCGTCCCACCTTCCGAGAACGGGAGCCGCGCGAGCGCGAACCTCGGGAGAATCGCGAGTTCCGTGACTTCCGACCGATTACCCAAGAAAATCCACCGCGTACCCAGCCGGCTCAGGTTGAGCCAACTGAAGATTTTGATCTGTCGGAGAACGACGATCGAGAGCTGGACCTGGGTGGGGGGCCTGGCTATCCAGATCGTGGTGCTAATGGCAACCGTCGTCGTCGTCGTCGTCGTGACGGTTTTCGCGAGAATGGCAGCCGCGAGAATGGCCTGCCGCCTAGCATTCCCAGTTTGCAGAATGGACGTTCTGAGCCACCCAGCGGTGTCGAGGAGCGTCCCGAGCCACCGCGAACAGATACTCCTACTTCAAGACCAGAACCTCTAAGGATTGATCGGCCTCGCGAGCCTGAGCCAGTCGAAGCGCGGCGGGAAGACCCTCGGCCTCGACCCGAGCCGCCTGAGCAAATCACTGTGGAGATGACCGAAGAGGAGCAAGACCTCTACGCACTCATGGGCATCTCGCCTGTGGTTTTAGCGCCTCCAGGTCTCAAAAACCCCCGCACGGCAGTTGTGACAGTTGCCCTACCTGGAGAACCGCCTCGCCCTCTGGTTCCCCCTGTCACTACAAGGTCGGAGCCCGAGCCGATCGCCCAACCTAGTATTCCAGCCTCTAACATTTCAGCCCCTATAGGTGAAGAAGCTGAGACTGAACCAATTGCTGCTCCGAGTCCTCTAAGCCCTGTGCAGGCAAGTCCTGTGCAGAGTGGAGTGCCAGTAAGTGCGGCTAGCGATCTAACTCCAGGGGACGAGACAACTACCGAGGAGGTGCAAAGCTCAGAGCTGGCATTCAGCACTGATACCAGCGTTGCTGAGGACAGTGCTGATGACGTTGATGCTGCGGGTGGTCCTCCCCGCCGTCGTCGCCGTCGCTCTTCTGCGCGAGGCTAA
- the petD gene encoding cytochrome b6-f complex subunit IV translates to MAKVEKKPDLSDPILRAKLAKGMGHNYYGEPAWPNDLLYIFPVVMLGALACIVGLSVLDPAMIGEPADPFATPLEILPEWYLYPVFQILRTVPNKLLGVVLMGSVPLGLILVPFIENVNKFQNPLRRPVATTMFLIGTLVTLWLGVGATFPIDKSLTLGLF, encoded by the coding sequence ATGGCAAAAGTTGAAAAGAAGCCGGACCTGAGCGACCCGATTCTACGCGCCAAGCTTGCCAAGGGCATGGGCCACAACTACTACGGTGAGCCTGCCTGGCCCAATGACTTGCTCTACATCTTCCCGGTGGTGATGCTAGGAGCGCTTGCCTGCATCGTTGGCCTCTCGGTCCTCGACCCTGCAATGATCGGTGAGCCCGCTGATCCCTTCGCTACCCCTCTCGAAATTCTGCCGGAATGGTATCTCTACCCGGTGTTCCAGATCCTACGCACGGTGCCCAACAAGCTGCTGGGAGTTGTGCTCATGGGTTCTGTACCTCTGGGTCTGATCCTGGTGCCCTTCATCGAGAACGTCAACAAGTTCCAGAACCCTCTACGTCGGCCTGTAGCAACCACAATGTTTCTGATCGGAACGCTGGTTACGCTGTGGCTGGGTGTGGGTGCGACCTTCCCCATCGACAAGTCTCTGACCCTGGGCTTGTTCTAA
- a CDS encoding S41 family peptidase: protein MHNWLSVTGWLKRWLWGIVLLLLIQGFWSLPVAARVTLNEDQQLLNEVWRIVNRTYVDASFNGQNWSSLRQKALRGGLKDRKATYSAIESMLEPLGDPFTRFLRPEQYLSLRTSTRGELTGVGLQIALEPETGALTVISPIEGSPADRAELRPLDKILAIDGVPTTDMALDEAAERMRGTIGSQVRLTVGREGQSSFEVLLVRDRIELNPVHAELRQVPDQSAIGYIRLSQFNGNAVSEMAQAVQTLKSQGATRYILDLRGNPGGLLQAGVEIARLWLDQGAIVYTVNREGVQDSLEARGSALAQEPLVVLVNGGTASASEILAAALQDNGRAKLVGTQTFGKGLIQSLFDLSDGSGLAVTVAKYQTPSHHDINKLGITPDVVVEAPSLKRDQIATAQDPQYQAAINLLSNATLAVSG from the coding sequence ATGCACAACTGGTTATCGGTTACAGGATGGCTGAAACGGTGGCTTTGGGGTATAGTTCTCCTCCTACTGATTCAAGGGTTCTGGAGCCTACCAGTTGCCGCCCGCGTCACGCTGAACGAAGATCAGCAACTGCTGAACGAAGTTTGGAGAATTGTTAATCGCACCTATGTGGATGCCAGCTTCAATGGCCAGAACTGGTCATCCCTGCGTCAGAAAGCCTTACGAGGTGGGCTCAAAGACCGCAAAGCGACCTACAGTGCGATCGAGTCAATGTTGGAACCTCTAGGTGACCCGTTCACGCGTTTCCTACGTCCAGAGCAGTACCTCAGCCTGCGCACTAGCACTCGTGGGGAGCTGACTGGTGTCGGACTTCAGATCGCCTTGGAGCCTGAAACTGGTGCGCTTACCGTGATTTCGCCGATTGAAGGTTCACCCGCCGATCGAGCCGAATTGCGGCCACTAGACAAAATTCTGGCGATTGATGGCGTTCCGACCACAGACATGGCTCTTGATGAGGCTGCAGAGCGGATGCGGGGGACCATTGGCAGTCAGGTCCGGCTCACGGTGGGCCGCGAGGGTCAGTCTAGCTTTGAGGTGCTCCTGGTTCGCGACCGGATTGAACTCAACCCAGTTCACGCCGAACTGCGCCAAGTGCCCGACCAGAGCGCCATTGGTTACATTCGGCTCAGTCAATTCAATGGCAATGCGGTGTCTGAGATGGCACAAGCTGTTCAAACCCTCAAAAGCCAGGGTGCCACGCGCTACATCCTTGACCTGCGAGGCAACCCTGGCGGTCTGTTGCAAGCGGGAGTCGAGATTGCTCGGCTTTGGCTAGATCAAGGCGCTATCGTTTACACAGTCAATCGGGAAGGCGTCCAAGATAGCCTGGAGGCCCGAGGTTCTGCCCTGGCCCAGGAACCGTTAGTTGTCCTGGTCAATGGCGGTACAGCCAGTGCTAGCGAAATTCTCGCCGCTGCTCTGCAAGACAACGGACGGGCCAAGCTGGTCGGCACCCAGACCTTTGGCAAAGGTTTGATTCAGTCCTTGTTTGACCTGAGTGATGGCTCTGGATTGGCAGTTACTGTTGCCAAATATCAGACTCCCAGCCATCACGACATCAATAAGCTAGGCATTACCCCAGATGTCGTCGTTGAGGCTCCCAGTTTGAAGCGCGACCAGATTGCAACGGCTCAGGATCCGCAGTACCAGGCGGCTATCAACCTGTTAAGCAATGCAACACTAGCTGTGTCTGGCTAG
- a CDS encoding single-stranded DNA-binding protein — protein MNHCVLLAEVLSDPELRYTPDNQTPIATFSVEFAGLRPDDPVSRVRVVGWGNLAQEVVEKYHKGDRLLIEGRLGMNTVEREGFKEKRAELTAQRIFALGGQGEVLNSSASTPTPSTRTETNRAPASRSTPGYTPAPELETPAPKAQPAAVRRTKVAPPPPIEPDLDDIPF, from the coding sequence GGAACTACGCTATACCCCTGACAATCAAACTCCCATTGCGACTTTCAGTGTGGAGTTTGCTGGCTTGCGTCCGGATGACCCAGTCTCACGGGTGCGTGTTGTGGGCTGGGGCAATTTGGCTCAGGAAGTTGTGGAGAAGTATCACAAGGGCGACCGGCTCTTGATCGAAGGACGGCTGGGCATGAACACGGTCGAGCGCGAGGGCTTCAAGGAGAAGCGGGCTGAACTCACCGCGCAACGCATCTTTGCCCTTGGCGGCCAGGGTGAGGTCCTAAATAGCAGCGCTAGCACACCTACACCTTCTACACGCACCGAGACCAATCGGGCTCCGGCCTCCCGCAGCACTCCAGGTTACACTCCAGCGCCTGAGCTGGAAACTCCAGCTCCTAAGGCGCAACCCGCTGCGGTCCGGCGTACTAAGGTGGCGCCTCCACCTCCAATCGAACCTGATCTGGATGATATTCCGTTCTAA
- the petB gene encoding cytochrome b6, with the protein MAKVYDWFEERLEIQALAEDVTSKYVPPHVNIFYCLGGITLTCFLIQFATGFAMTFYYKPTVAEAFTSVQSLMTEVNYGWLIRSVHRWSASMMVLMMILHTFRVYLTGGFKKPRELTWVTGVILAVLTVSFGVTGYSLPWDQVGYWAVKIVSGVPEAIPVVGVLISDLLRGGSSVGQATLTRYYSAHTFVLPWLIAVFMLLHFLMIRKQGISGPL; encoded by the coding sequence ATGGCCAAAGTTTACGACTGGTTCGAGGAAAGGCTCGAAATCCAGGCGCTAGCGGAAGACGTCACTAGCAAGTATGTTCCTCCCCACGTCAATATTTTCTATTGCCTCGGTGGTATTACACTGACCTGCTTCCTGATCCAGTTTGCCACCGGCTTTGCAATGACCTTCTACTACAAGCCCACTGTGGCTGAAGCCTTCACCTCGGTGCAGTCTTTGATGACCGAAGTGAACTACGGCTGGCTAATCCGCTCCGTCCACCGCTGGTCCGCCAGCATGATGGTGCTGATGATGATCCTGCACACCTTCCGGGTTTACCTAACCGGCGGTTTCAAAAAGCCCCGCGAACTCACCTGGGTAACGGGTGTGATCCTGGCAGTTCTCACCGTATCCTTTGGTGTGACTGGCTACTCCCTCCCTTGGGACCAGGTGGGATACTGGGCCGTTAAAATCGTCTCTGGCGTGCCTGAGGCCATCCCTGTAGTCGGTGTTCTCATCTCCGACCTGCTGCGCGGCGGTTCTAGCGTAGGTCAAGCAACGTTGACTCGCTACTACAGCGCACACACCTTTGTCTTGCCCTGGCTGATTGCAGTGTTCATGCTGCTGCACTTCCTGATGATCCGTAAGCAAGGCATCTCTGGTCCCTTGTAA
- a CDS encoding cation-translocating P-type ATPase, producing the protein MQLTSKAPEKATLPSTPETLTLEVSGMKCAGCVRAVEQHLSANTGVLSANVNLATELATVTHKAGAVQPQQLLESLEELGFTGRLRSWSEQANAPASVTLVESPGEGPAIGIAAALVLLAGLGHLGKMGLPDVPLLSNMWVHWLLATLALVGPGREIFINGARSLWHNAPNMNTLVALGTGSAYWASTVALLFPRLDWECFFEEPVMLLGFILLGRTLEARARGKASAAIKALLNLQPPTAQVLSSASGADPQERPIEQVSPGDYLRVLPGEKIPVDGLVIAGESTVDESMLTGEPLPVTKRDGDTVTGASLNQTGMLTLQATRTGQDTTLAQIVALVEQAQSSKSKAQQLADQVAGYFTYGVMALATLTFSFWFLLGSRIWPPMGAMATLPAHAMHDHLMQSVATTSPLLFSLKIAIAILSIACPCALGLATPTAIIVGMGIGAERGILIRGSEALERIHRLTTVVFDKTGTLTQGQAVVTDVLGQDNEQTILRWAAAVEQGTTHPLARAIVRYAAQQQIELPTVEQFQVAPGGVQALVEGQSVSLGNLAWLEQHQICVGQAWQEQATTLAQAGKTPIYLAVAGQFLGLIAVFDSLKPEAKAVVEQLQCSGLQVRILTGDRLETALAIAQQLGISPSQVNAEVRPADKAEVIRELQQQGERVAMVGDGINDAPALAQADAGIALGSGTDVAVETGQIVLMRDDLRDVIRALHLSQATFDKIRANLFWAFGYNLLSIPVAAGVLYPAFGVLLSPSVAGLLMAFSSVSVVTSSLLLRRTQLDGI; encoded by the coding sequence GTGCAATTGACGTCTAAAGCGCCTGAGAAAGCTACGCTGCCGAGCACACCAGAGACGCTAACCCTGGAGGTTAGTGGCATGAAATGTGCAGGCTGTGTTCGTGCCGTAGAGCAACACCTGAGCGCCAATACAGGCGTGCTTAGTGCCAACGTCAACCTGGCAACAGAGCTGGCGACCGTAACGCACAAGGCTGGAGCCGTTCAACCGCAGCAACTGCTGGAGTCCCTTGAAGAACTAGGCTTTACAGGACGCCTGCGTTCCTGGAGTGAGCAGGCCAATGCGCCTGCTAGCGTAACGCTTGTTGAGTCTCCCGGCGAGGGACCTGCGATTGGCATTGCCGCCGCGCTGGTTTTGCTAGCCGGTCTAGGTCACCTGGGCAAGATGGGTCTGCCCGACGTGCCTCTGCTCAGCAATATGTGGGTGCATTGGCTATTGGCGACGCTAGCCCTAGTTGGACCGGGACGTGAGATTTTCATCAACGGGGCTCGCAGCCTGTGGCACAACGCCCCGAACATGAACACCCTGGTGGCTTTGGGTACAGGCTCTGCTTATTGGGCGAGCACCGTTGCCTTGCTATTTCCCCGGCTCGATTGGGAGTGCTTCTTTGAGGAGCCCGTGATGCTGCTGGGCTTTATCTTACTGGGACGCACCTTGGAAGCACGGGCCCGAGGGAAAGCCTCAGCCGCAATCAAGGCTCTGCTCAACCTACAACCGCCAACAGCGCAGGTTTTGAGCTCGGCATCGGGCGCGGACCCACAGGAACGCCCCATAGAACAGGTGAGCCCTGGTGACTACTTGCGGGTATTGCCAGGCGAGAAGATTCCAGTGGATGGCCTAGTCATTGCTGGTGAGTCTACGGTTGATGAGTCTATGCTGACCGGCGAGCCCTTACCTGTCACCAAACGGGACGGCGACACAGTCACAGGCGCATCGCTCAATCAAACGGGTATGTTGACGCTCCAGGCTACCCGTACGGGTCAAGATACGACTTTGGCCCAGATTGTGGCTTTAGTGGAGCAAGCCCAGAGCAGCAAGTCTAAGGCGCAGCAACTAGCCGACCAGGTGGCGGGCTATTTCACCTACGGAGTTATGGCGCTGGCAACCTTGACCTTTAGCTTCTGGTTCTTGCTGGGTAGTCGTATTTGGCCACCGATGGGGGCTATGGCTACTCTGCCTGCCCATGCGATGCACGATCACCTCATGCAGAGCGTGGCGACAACATCGCCTCTATTGTTCAGCCTCAAGATCGCTATTGCCATCCTCTCGATCGCCTGCCCTTGCGCTTTAGGCCTGGCAACCCCTACAGCGATCATTGTCGGTATGGGCATTGGCGCTGAGCGTGGCATCTTGATTCGGGGCAGTGAGGCTTTAGAGCGTATTCACCGTCTGACTACCGTCGTTTTCGATAAGACCGGAACGCTGACTCAGGGGCAAGCCGTAGTCACCGATGTGTTGGGCCAGGACAATGAGCAGACTATCTTGCGTTGGGCAGCAGCGGTTGAGCAGGGAACGACTCATCCTCTAGCCCGAGCGATTGTGCGCTACGCCGCTCAGCAGCAGATTGAGCTGCCCACGGTTGAGCAATTTCAGGTAGCGCCAGGGGGCGTACAAGCTCTAGTGGAAGGCCAAAGCGTGTCTCTAGGCAATTTGGCTTGGCTAGAACAGCATCAAATCTGTGTGGGCCAGGCTTGGCAGGAACAAGCTACTACACTGGCTCAAGCTGGCAAAACCCCGATTTATCTAGCGGTGGCAGGTCAGTTTCTGGGGTTAATCGCGGTCTTTGACTCCTTGAAGCCAGAAGCAAAAGCGGTGGTTGAGCAGTTGCAGTGCTCCGGCTTGCAGGTTCGGATCTTGACTGGCGACCGGCTAGAAACAGCCCTAGCTATCGCTCAACAATTAGGGATTTCGCCGTCGCAGGTCAACGCTGAAGTTCGTCCAGCTGACAAAGCTGAAGTCATTCGGGAACTGCAACAGCAAGGTGAGCGCGTCGCGATGGTCGGTGATGGCATCAACGACGCCCCAGCCTTGGCACAAGCCGATGCGGGTATCGCCCTGGGTTCTGGCACGGATGTAGCCGTGGAAACAGGCCAGATTGTCCTGATGCGTGACGATCTGCGTGACGTGATTCGAGCTCTGCATCTGAGCCAAGCCACCTTCGACAAAATCCGTGCCAACCTGTTCTGGGCCTTTGGCTACAACCTGCTCAGCATTCCGGTCGCGGCGGGCGTGCTCTACCCGGCTTTTGGTGTGCTGCTCAGTCCCTCCGTGGCTGGTCTGTTGATGGCCTTCAGCTCAGTCAGTGTGGTTACGAGCTCACTGCTGCTGCGCCGGACGCAGCTGGATGGCATTTGA